One stretch of Daphnia pulicaria isolate SC F1-1A chromosome 6, SC_F0-13Bv2, whole genome shotgun sequence DNA includes these proteins:
- the LOC124342433 gene encoding ammonium transporter Rh type A-like: protein MMNTCKKILKNEKLLVCAILVQLLLGCAFTLLVEYGNESNGAFLGNSLHGVFVQVSGPKSGKNSLPNSYYMFQDVHVMMFIGFGYLLILMKRSDHKSLISYFLVTAISLQWGTLCYGFFRTINGKIHLNINTLLNADFACAAVLISCAAVAELTTPLQIFLMSLLEIILYSTNNWIGSLVFQASDVGSSMFVHVFGAYFGLAVSFVLYRGTAYCAERQSSKDEASSDSIGETLSTAVGTMFLWLLWPSFTGCLAKGDAEQFRAIINTYYSLSASCVTAFAVSSLVFNCFVCAEDNRRRSFNMANILLAYSSRMKFG, encoded by the exons ATGATGAatacatgtaaaaaaatattgaagaatGAGAAACTGTTGGTCTGCGCTATTCTTGTGCAATTGCTTCTCGGATGTGCGTTTACTTTATTGGTCGAATACGGAAACGAATCCAATGGAGCTTTCCTGGGAAACAGTTTACATGGAGTGTTTGTACAAGTGAGCGGACCAAAATCCGGAAAAAATTCGCTACCCAACAGCTATTACa TGTTTCAGGATGTTCACGTGATGATGTTCATCGGGTTTGGATACCTTCTAATATTGATGAAAAGGTCCGATCACAAGTCtttaatttcatattttctgGTCACGGCAATCAGTCTTCAATGGGGAACCCTCTGCTATGGATTTTTTCGCACCATCAATGGGAAAATTCATCTAAACATTAATAC cTTATTAAATGCTGATTTTGCCTGCGCCGCAGTTTTAATTTCGTGTGCAGCGGTTGCGGAATTGACGACACCGCTGCAAATCTTCTTGATGTCTCTGTTGGAAATTATCTTGTATTCCACCAATAACTGGATCGGATCTTTAGTGTTCCag GCATCAGATGTCGGATCGTCCATGTTCGTCCACGTCTTTGGGGCGTACTTTGGTTTGGCTGTTAGTTTCGTTTTATATCGCGGCACAGCTTATTGCGCTGAGAGACAGTCCAGCAAAGACGAAGCCAGCAGTGACTCAATTGGCGAAACCCTTTCCACTGCTGTTG GCACTATGTTTCTGTGGCTTTTGTGGCCTAGTTTCACCGGGTGTTTGGCAAAAGGTGATGCCGAGCAATTTCGAGCCATCATCAACACCTATTATTCACTATCGGCCAGTTGCGTGACAGCGTTTGCCGTCTCGTCTCTCGTTTTCAACTGCTTCGTGTGCGCTGAAGATAACAGACGACGCAGTTTTAACATGGCAAATATCTTACTAGCCTACTCAAGTCGGATGAAATTTGGTTAG
- the LOC124342454 gene encoding ammonium transporter Rh type C-like: MMINIWGAMIIGGLAGAGSIFINRFSTTKAVHRIIGMRNAWGVISLHGIPGIVAGFVGAIVSAAATKEDYGFSLYRQFPARSPLNSSSEFSKIQYYDLKIDPGRERTALQQAGFQIVTLIVTLVIAIIGGLVTGTILSLSFFRQPYEENDSQPDQLTLVVDQLLLSERRLNVIDATSETNPIVILTDNLSSTC, encoded by the exons ATGATGATCAACATATGGGGAGCCATGATAATTGGTGGTTTAGCTGGAGCAGGATCTATATTCATCAATCGTTTTTCAACC ACGAAAGCTGTTCACCGTATAATTGGAATGCGCAACGCATG GGGAGTAATCTCTTTGCACGGAATCCCAGGTATTGTAGCTGGTTTTGTGGGCGCAATTGTATCGGCCGCTGCGACTAAGGAAGATTATGGTTTCAG CCTTTACCGACAGTTTCCAGCACGATCTCCACTCAATAGTTCCAGCGAGTTCTCAAAAATTCAGTACTACGATTTAAAAATTGACCCTGGTCGAGAAAGAACAGCTTTACAACAAGCAGGATTTCAGATTGTTACACTTATCGTGACCCTAGTTATCGCAATTATAGGAGGCCTTGTAACAG GGACGATTCTTTCGTTGtctttcttccgtcaaccgtATGAAGAAAATGACTCGCAACCTGATCAACTAACGCTTGTTGTTGACCAGTTATTGCTCTCTGAAAGACGTTTAAACGTTATTGATGCAACCAGTGAAACTAATCCAATCGTTATTTTGACCGATAATTTGTCGTCCACTTGTTAA
- the LOC124342422 gene encoding carboxypeptidase A1-like: protein MRIHGPVFCICALLALSTTAVKVDYTGHMVIRVSPKTEEQIKFLSDWESTSSIDFWSRAATTKTFTDIRVSPESYKHVAQILLDKKLNHKILISNLGELERQEQQEIALRRALYNGDKAIDVENYHTYEEVMAYLAELASTNPLVTTMVAGSSIEGRDIVQATISSDLSANKPIAWFDCNIHAREWITAATCVWIIDTITTGYGSDPEITALVDQYDWKFVPIANPDGYAFSWTNDRLWRKNRAVNPGSVCVGVDLNRNFPVGFGGTGSSNGPCSETFHGAAEFSEPESITLKNLIAADAGRVKTAISMHSYSQLWLSSYSYSSALPAEYPEMLRAMRAGVDALTATYGTVYDYGSTGTVLYIASGTTTDHYYKNEGVVHSYTIELRDTGLYGFELPPRLIVPTATETWNGIKAFINAI from the exons atgAGAATTCACGGACCGGTCTTCTGTATCTGTGCTTTGCTGGCTCTCAGTACTACAGCTGTCAAAGTCGACTACACCgg TCATATGGTGATCCGTGTATCCCCCAAAACGGAAGAACAGATAAAATTCTTGAGCGATTGGGAATCGACCAGCTCTATTGATTTCTGGTCCCGAGCAGCTACAACTAAAACATTCACCGACATCCGCGTCAGCCCTGAATC GTACAAGCATGTTGCCCAAATATTGCTCGATAAAAAATTGAACcacaaaattttgatttccaatCTCGGAGAGCTGGAACGACAGGAACAACAGGAAATTGCTCTTCGCCGTGCGCTCTACAATGGTGACAAGGCCATCGATGTAGAAAATTATCACACCTATGAAGAG GTGATGGCCTATTTGGCTGAGCTGGCCAGCACCAACCCGTTAGTTACCACCATGGTCGCAGGTTCCAGTATTGAGGGTCGCGATATCGTTCAGGCAACAATCAGCAGTGACCTATCCGCTAATAAACCAATCGCCTGGTTTGACTGCAACATTCACGCTAGAGAATGGATTACCGCAGCCACCTGCGTTTGGATTATTGACACG ATAACTACTGGATATGGTTCTGATCCGGAAATAACTGCGCTCGTTGATCAGTATGACTGGAAATTTGTTCCTATTGCCAATCCAGATGGGTATGCCTTCAGCTGGACCAAT GATCGACTTTGGCGAAAGAATCGTGCGGTCAACCCTGGCTCTGTTTGTGTGGGCGTCGACCTTAACCGTAACTTCCCTGTTGGCTTCGGTGGTACTGGTTCCTCAAATGGTCCTTGTTCAGAAA CTTTTCACGGAGCGGCAGAATTTTCCGAGCCGGAATCTATTACGCTCAAA AACCTGATTGCCGCCGATGCCGGAAGAGTGAAAACAGCCATCTCCATGCATTCCTACTCTCAATTATGGCtatcttcttattcttattcaagTGCTTTACCAGCGGAGTACCCCGAAATG TTACGTGCCATGAGGGCTGGCGTCGATGCACTCACTGCTACTTATGGAACTGTATACGATTACGGTAGCACCGGCACTGTCCTCT ACATTGCATCCGGCACTACCACAGATCATTACTATAAGAATGAAGGGGTTGTACACTCGTACACTATTGAGCTACGTGATACTGGTCTGTACGGTTTTGAACTCCCCCCAAGACTAATTGTGCCAACAGCTACCGAAACTTGGAATGGAATCAAAGCCTTCATAAatgccatttaa